From Aegilops tauschii subsp. strangulata cultivar AL8/78 chromosome 5, Aet v6.0, whole genome shotgun sequence:
aaaactcaattaatgtataaaaatgtccaaatgaaccctgaaaaattccaaaatttaacgcaacactcctgttgttctatgttgacactaggaaaaaattgaaatcaagaagaggcaacggatattgtttcgtccagaaaggtgaaacgttccctaccgaaaccatcacacttgttgtgagaagctctgctttgtgagaagcttatacccaaacctgccccaaatgggacaaaaaatgtaccacgacatgttgatgccgctccatgatagcatgccaagtttcatgaatctcggacgacttttggatttactagaattacaaaagcaagtacgtcgacgtttgccggagagccacggtgccgtggtgttcgaaattcatcctcatttcttgcatgggacctaagcatgcaaccaaggacacagatttgaatttttaaccaatttagatgcattagagcatgtgcatgtagttcaaatttgaattatgcacataaatgcattgaaaactcaattaatgtataaaaatgtccaaacgaaccctgaaaaatttcaaaaattaacacaacactcctgttgttctatgttgacactaggaaaaaaattgaaatcaagaaaaggcaacggatatcgtttcgtccataaaggtgaaatgttccctgccagaaccatcacacttgttgtgagaagcttatactaaaatctgccccaaatgggacaaaaatttaccacggcatgtcgatgccgctccatgatagcatgccaagtttcatgaatttcggacgacttttggatttactagaattataAAGCAAGTACATCGACGTTTACCGGAGAGCCatggtgccgtggtgttcgaaactcatcaccatttcttgcatgggacctaagcatgcaaccaaggaaacGTATTTAAATTTTCAATCAATTTagatgcattagagcatgtgcatgtagttcaaatttgaattatgcgcataaatgcattgaaaactcaattaatgtataacaatgtccaaacgaaccccgaaaaatttcaaacattaacacaacactcctgttgttttatgttgacactaggaaaaaaattgaaatcaagaagaggcaacggatatcgtttcgtccagaaaggtgaaacgttccctaccaaaactatcacacttgttgtgagaagctctggtttgtggaaacttatacccaaacctgccccggtgtttgaaattcattcccatttattgcatgggacctaagcgtgcacccaaggacacagatttaatttttcaaccaatttatatgcaccggagcatgtgcatgtagtttaattttgaattgtgcacctgaaatggctagaaaaccagtttaatgtataaaatgtccaaatgaaccctgaataattccaattcttttatgacacacatatagttgcatgttcactgtagataaatggtctagcaattcaaacaccgtccattgccgctgtgaccccattatgtaattcaaatcaagttgaaaaatcaagtagatcacacacagtttattatcaccaaccgtgtgagatgtagtacaaaatatcctggagcaccgtcggtgtatagtacgcctatggcttacaagagaaggtgcgtcagctacagtccacagccggcatgtcaagcacactagcttgctccccaaatactcccgcctctgcatccctcgcaatctcgaaaatattactgcctcgtaatctcaaaaatatctaccgcctggaaggttttaatgtttgatagcacatgattagtatgtgcggaccgtgtgcgatgtctgttactcttgctctgcttcagtcccttcattcaaattttcagtagccccagcattttactcccgcctctgcatccctcgcaatctcaaaaatatctgctcgcccttgatccaaattttcggtagccccgccttgttactcccgcctagtaaaattttcagttgccgcagtatttcctcaaacaccaccttgccccccgcccccctccatacacaccacacactccccaaaacctccgctcacacagacacacacaaccctcgaaaccattggtaggtcgcctccatcctcaacctctgcctgtgtgccgaggagctcgaggagccaatggccaaaaagaggtttatcacTGCCTTTTCACCTGACGAAGGCGAGGTGGCCGCCCAGGTGTCCCCGTCATCCTCCGCGGGCTTGATCCGCCGTCGCtggtcccccgatccgcccgccaccgcgcccctacgccggttcgaggacttacccgtcctccctcggacccggcagccaatgaggtcctacctcggggtccgacagtggcggtgggggacgtgggatGCCGAGATTGCAGATcgggagacccacacccgccggtggcttggtagcttccacacggctgAGCTCGCGGCCaaggagtacgaccgctggcaggtccgctaccatgGCGCGGcagctaggctcaatttccccttggcacacgtccggtccacctcattctgccggagccaggggtggtgagctcggctattgcgcgggaggaccgcgaggcatgggagcgcctcgaggccgaggccgccgatgaggcctacatgcaagagctccgccggcagcacccggagctcatggaggcggagcgggcgatctttgccggtgCGAAGggtggcgaggttatcgcgctctcctccgatgatgaggtcgaaggcggcgaggacggcggcacgaagggcggcaaggttatcgcgctctcctccgatgacgaggtcaaAGGCGGCGAGGACGACGGCAAGGTTttcgcgctctcctctgatgacgaggtcgaaggcggcggcgacggcggcgcggagggcgtaGAAGTAGGCCCCGAGGACTAGGAGATCGatgtcgacgagtggaggagtgccttccccaatgaccccgacgacggcaccggcccggacccggctcgcggcacaccgtacatgacgaggaaggattggcttgACCTCTACTTctaccgaaagtagtttagcttagtttaaatttatgttttatgttcggttatgcaaaagtgtctatgtttatgtttgaattcATGCTGCTTTtagttgaacctgctttgaacttgatcaaattgaagctTACAATGTTAaatttaggggatcgactagaaaaggccaaaaattgcttgagtatatatatatatatatatatatatatagggtgggTCTATTATGATAACACCCCTTAAGAGTCTTATTCTAATAACACCAGCCTTATTCTGCACATCCCCCACCAgatcgccgccgcccctcccctcccgaCCTTCTACCGCGACAGCGGCCTGggagcgccgccgcccctcccctcccgaCCTTCTACCGCGGCAGCGGCCTAGGAGcaccgccgcccctcccctcccggcCTTCTTCCGCGGCAGCGGCCTGGAAGCGTCGTCGCCCCTCCCCTCCCGGCCTTCTTCCGCGGCGGCGGCCTGGCAGCGATGCCGCCTCTCCCCTCCCCGCTTTCTCCCGCGACGGCGGCCTGGGAGCGccaccgcccctcccctcccggcCTTCTTCTGCGGCAGCGGCCGGCAGCGACGCCACCCCTCCCCTCCAGGCCTTCTTCCGCGGCATTGATCTCGAGTACAACAACGAGCCTGAAGCGACGCAGAAACCTGCCCTCTGCCAACTCTCCATCGGCAAGAAACACCCGGTGCTGCTCTTCCAACTGAGCGCCGCTGAAAGGTGCACCGTCTTCGACAACTTCCTCGCCGACCCCAGGTACACCTTTGCAGGCTTCTCCATCGACGGTGACAAAAATAGGCTAGAGCGCGTCAATCTGGATGTCGCCAACTTCGTCGACATCCAGAAGGAGTGGACGGTGCCCGAGGCAACCAAGGAGTTAGAATCCCTTGGAGACGTCTCCGGCATGCTCATCGACGACTACTACaacaacatgaagaagaagatcacCGACGACGAGCACAAGCGCTGGGCCACCCTGCCCTGTCCATGAGGCACATCGAGTACGCGGCAAAGGACGCCTACGCAGCGTATGAGATATGGAACCGCATCACCCTCACCCAGGACGGGCTTCGTCGTGCAAAGCTGGAGAAGGAGGAGCCCCCCAAGAAGCGCTCCAGGAGCAGCTGGGGATGGGGAGACGCTGActggtgaagaagaagatggtgccaGCCAAAGAGCAACCAATGCCAGCATCGTTTTAGAATTATCATCAAATTTGCTTTATGTTGTTTGCTTATGTATCGTTAGTTTGCTTGTGATCATTTGCTTTtgctgaacttagtttgcttgccATGCAGAATCGCTTGTAATGATGTGAACTTTGATTATGTTAGATTGCTTTCTGTTGAAATTAGTTTGCTCATGATGAACTTGTCGTACGGAATGCCTGTGAtaatttgttttttgttgtttgCTTATGAATCATTAGATTCGAGCAGTGTGCAAAACGAAAATAAGATGCAGTGTGCAAATAGGACGCATGCAGTGCAAGTTGTGTACCAATGCAGTACATACTCTGTCGAATTAAGTTTACACATACGCAACGAAGCAGTGAACGCCCCTAAATTTGATAAAAAAGAATACATAAGAGcaaaaacacaaaaagaaaaaaatgcgACCTGTATATGTAGTGCGGAAATATATGAACGTGCCGTACACAAACATAATCAATGTAGTACGGGTTATGTTTACTAAGCAGTGCACTCCCCTACATTGAAAAAAATTACATAAGAGCAAaaacatgaaaacaaaaaatgagaACTGTACATGTACTACGGAATGCGTGCGCATGCAGTACAGAACTCTGATCAGTGCAGTGCACAGATGGTTTACAAAGCAGTGCACGCCCCTACATTGAAAAAAATGTAGTGCGGAAATATATGAACGTGTAGTATAGGAACATAATCAATGCAGTACAGGTATGTTTACTAAGCAGTGCACTCCCCTACATTGGAAAAAAGATTACGTAAGAGCAAAAACatgaaaataaaaaatgagacCTGAACATGTAGTACGAAATGCGTGCACATGCAGTACAGAACCCTGATCAATGCAGTGCAAGAGTAGTTTGATAACCAGTGCACGCCCCTACGTTGAAAAAAATACTTAAGATAGAAAAtacaaagaaaaaaaattgacCACCACATGTGCATCCGGCCCCAGCCAGTCTCGTAGTAGGTCTCCGCCTACCGTAGGCGAGCCGTTCTGAGCCACAATGCATGGGGCCGGGCACAAATGGGCCAACAGGTCAGAGAGCATAGAGCATCTAGCGCTGTGTATAAGCGCCCAAATAAGTAACCAGAGGAGTTCGATACGGCTGCCTCGCCAACGCTTATAAACAGGTCGGGCGCGCCTTccgcgggcgaggtgggactaaacattaggCAGCACACAACGCACCGGGAACCAACCGTGCTCACAGGCCGACTTGGGCCCAAATGCGTCTTCACTCCCCGAACACAGCCCAACAATGCCCAGTAAGAAAAAACAATaacttcaaaaaataaaacatcaaagaaaaattagaaaacattttttaaatgaataACAACAACAAAAGAAAAATGTGCGTGGGCACTGCCAGAAACTACAGTTCGTTATTAATTAATAAAACGCAGAAAGCCCGAAGTAAAAGTACAAATGCAGTCCGCGACGCCAAACAATGCAGTTATCCACGTGGAAGCACGAAGTATTTTTTTTCTGAAATGCAGTTCTCCTTCTACTGCATTGCAGTCTCGCTAAAATGAAGAATGCAGCCCTGTTAGTTAAGCAAAGCAGTCCGCTATAAAATAAAGAACTGCATGAAAGAACTCCATCAAGAAACTAAATGTGCGTACATCTGTATCAATCCTAATCCGATATAATTCAGTGCACGAAGAATAAATTTCACTTCCATGCAGTACACTACGTGGACGTACACAGTTATGTTCTGATATAAAAGAAGTGCACTTAATAGGAAAATTCACCGAAAACACAATAATCACATTTTCTGACAGTTGCGTGCATACCTGAACAAGTCACGAAAAAAGAGGACACGACGTTCCGGATTTCCAACGCACTAACAGAGCCTCCTCATAGCAGAAGCTCTCTGTAGTTGCCACGTAACTAAAAACAGAGCCCCACCATGCTACCACCCCGCTCCACCTTTCCCACGTCCTGTCAAGGAGAGCACAGGAGAGCAGAGGAGAAAACACAACTGCTTCGTACCCAAAAAACCCCATTGCATCTTCTTCTCCAAACTTCCTTTCACCAACCTCTTCTCTCCAGAACAAACACGAGAGAGCAGAGGAGAGTCATGGCGGATGCACCTCTTTACAAGCAGCGCCGCAGGTACACCAGGGAGCTCCACGACGTCGACCTCCACGACAACCACAAGCTCCACGTCATTTGCACAAGCAAGGGTGAAGACGTGGACAAGATGCTGTCCACGCTCAGGAGGAAGCTCGGCGGAATGCCCGTCAAACTAGTCGGCGTTGATGTCGAGTACACGCACTACATGAAGCCACAGCGGGCAACATTGCTCCAGCTATGCGTAGAAAAAGAATGCCTTGTCTACCACATCTCTGCAGCTAAAGACAGGTCAGAATATAACTATCAATCTGTACTATTGATTGTCAATATTGATTTTAAATTTTCTTCACTGCAATCGCCACTATTTAAACTTTGGTTTTCATTTTTGAAAAAGCATGGCATATGAATTCATTGACAGTTTTCATCTGGCTCCATGTATGTCACTCATGTGGTCGATTCTTGAATTATATGATCTAGCAATACACgcagttttattttgttttaccaAATACAAACTATTTGACTGAACAATAGAAAACTGCAACATTACTATACAAAACATGTATGAAATTCAGTTCAAGAATACAATCATGCACAAAACATGCATTGTTTATGCAATATATTATCAGATTTACTAGttatgatgaacaaagtattagCAACTACTCAATGTAACAGATTCAGATATTCATATTGCAGTTCAGTTTCAGACAAAACAAAAAACATTGGTACTCCTAAGAAAATAAACTATATTCACTCTATACAAACATCTTGCAGGCCAATGgaactagacaaattcctcatgaATGGTGAGTACACCGTCGTCAGATTCGCCATTGAAGGAGACAAAAGCAAACTGAAGCTATATGGTTTGGAGATCAACTCCGACAACTACATTGATATTTAGGTGGAATGGAGAGACCCATACAATAAAAAGAAGTTTGACTCTTTGGCTGATGTTGCCGgcaggtgttggaaatatgccctagaggcaataataaaatggttattattatatttccttgttcatgttaattgtctattgttcatgctataattgtgttatccggaaatcgtaatacatgtgtgaatacatagaccacaacatgtccctagtgagcctctagttgactagctcgttgatcaacagatagtgatggtttcctgactatggacattggatgtcattgataacgggatcacatcattaggagaatgatgtgatggacaagacccaatcctaagcatagcacaaatatcgtgtagttcgtttgctagagcttttccaatgtcaagtatcatttccttagaccatgagatcgtgtaactcccggatgccgtaggagtgctttgggtgtaccaaacgtcacaacgtaactgggtgactataaaggtgcacgacgggtatctccgaaagtgtctgttgggttggcacggatcgagactgggatttgtcgctccatatggcggagaggtatctctgggcccactcggtaatgcatcatcataatgagctcattgtgaccaagtgtttggtcacgggatcatgtattacggtacgagtaaagtgacttgccggtaacgagattgaatgaggtattgggataccgacgatcgaatctcgggcaagtaacgtaccgattgacaaagggaattgtatacgggattgattgaatcctcgacatcgtggttcatctgatgagatcatcgaggaacatgtgggagccaacatgggtatccagatcccgctgttggttattgaccggagagtcgtctcggtcatgtctgcatgtctcccgaacccgtagggtctacacacttaaggttcggtgacgctagggttgtagagatattagtatgcggaaatccgaaagttgttcggagtctcggatgagatcccggacgtcacgaggagttccggaatggtccggaggtgaagaattatatataggaagtccagtttccgccaccgggaaagtttcgggggttatcggtattgtaccgggaccactggaagggtcccgggggtccaccgggtggggccacctatcccggagggccccatgggctgaagtgggaggggaaccagcccctggtgggctggtgcgccccccatgggcctccccctgcgcctagggttggaaaccctgggggtggggggcgccccacctgacttggggggcaagttcccccccttggccgccgcccccccatgtagatgggatccccagggccggcgccccccagggggcctatatatagtgggggggagggagggcagcaggaccctagcccctggcgcctccctctccctcccgtgacacctctccctcccgcttgcgcttggcgaagccctgccgggatccccgctacttccaccaccatgccgtcgtggttctggatctccatcaacctctcccccccttgctggatcaagaaggaggagacgtcgctgctccgtacgtgtgttgaacgcggaggtgccgtccgtttggcgctcggtcatcggtgatttggatcacgacgagtacgactccatcaaccccgttcacttgaacgcttccgctcgcgatctacaagggtatgtagatgcactcgttccttctcgttgctagtaaactccatagatggatcttggtgatgcgtagaaaattttaaatttctgcaacgatccccaacatcaGGATGACAGACATTCACTACAATgacatgaagaaaaaaaattaacCACAAGGAGGACCATACTCTATGGGGATTCTGCCCACTGCCAGAAAAGATTATCAAGTATGCAGCAATAGATGCATTCGCAACATATGAGTCATGGAGAATCATCTACGATGTCATCATGGGACTGGACAGGGCAAaaagagacaaagaagcaaagcaaaagaagaacaaggcttTAATCCAATACAGCAACTAGAAATAATTCAGGGCTATGTTTTAGTTTCATTTTACTTTAGTCATTGTGTTGttctttgtttcatgtatgcaAGCTTTTGATTATGTCCATTGCTTCATATCGAACATTTCTTTTGTAAAAACAATGTCGTTTTAGAATTATCATTAAATTTTATTTCTGTTGTTTGCTTATGTGTCATAGTTTGCTTCTGATCAATTGCTTTCGCTGAAATTAGTTTGTGTTAGAACAAGTATccagaaaattttgaaaaaattaaTGTGTGATACCAAAACGTGAATTCAGTTCACATAAGAAAAATAACGCAGTTCACAGAGTGTATACATGAAGTGCAGTGCATGCACAAATGCAGAACAAAGGGGCTGCAGCAACTTTCGTTCAGTGCAGTACTCAACGTTGGTGCAAGCAGTAGAAATGACATCATTTGTACTACCACAAAATATATATACTCCAAAAGAAAAAAATGCTTCAGATAAGGAAAAAAATTGACCACCCAGCTACAACAAGGCCCTAGCCAGTCCCGTAATAGGTCTCTAAAAAATGCGTGCAGTTCTCCAAAGTCTTACAAGGAAGTTCAATATATGTGTGGATGAAGTGCGGTACATGCTCAAAATGAACCACAAGAGAAGCACTTTCGTGCAGTGCACAACATAGAATTAGTGCACCTAATGCAGTACTTAAATGTAAGTCATGCAGTCCGCAGCGTTGGCATAACCAGTCACAACTTTGGCACAAAGAAGGATGCACGTCGTGCAAAATGTGTACACGTGCAGCACAGGACTATGACGAACGCAGTGCATATAGAAGCAACAAAGCAGTGCACACCCGCACACTAGAAAAAAATGATACGTAAGAGGGAAAAGAATAAAGAAATATGCTACCCATGCAGTGCACAAAAATGTAGCGCAAACATGTGtagcacgcaaccccagagccacacccctaagatagacagggaggcgacggggttagacggactcgcctgcgcatgcggcgccgcggcacgccgcgtcgctgcctgctccggctcgttctaggctcggcctcgcaggggggtggggagggggggtcatgacccccctcccacccccctgctcggcctcgcgctaatgcacgcagtgcgcttggttgacaggcgtagtgcggacattctgtttttccaacaataggacgcacgcaacccagagccacacccctaaggtagatagggaggcgacggggtgttacggactcgcctgcgcatgcggcgccgcggcacgccgcgttgccacctgctccggctcgttccaggctcggcctcgcagggggggtGGGGATGGAGGGTCACGActccccctcccaccccctgctcggcctcgcgctaacgcacgcagtgcgcttggttgacaggcgcagtgcggacattctgtttttcatacaataggacgcacgcaacccagagccacacccctaagatagacagggaggcgacggggtgtgacggactcgcctgcgcatgcggcgccgcggcacgccacgtcgccgcctgctccggctcgttccaggctcgacCTCGCAgggggggggtggggaggggggtcacgaccccctcccacccctagctcggcctcgcgctaacgcacgcagtgcgcttggttgacaggcgcagtgcggacattctggtTTTCCAACAATAGGATGCACGcaacccagagccacacccctaagatagacacggagGCGACGgtgtgtgacggactcgcctgcgcatgcggcgccgcggcatgccgcgtcgccgcctgctccggctcgttccaggctcggcctcgcagggggggtGGTGAGGGGGGGTCATGACCCCCTCCCAaacccctgctcggcctcgcactaacgcacgcagtgcatttggttgacaggcgcagtgcggacattctgtttttcaaacaataggacgcacgcaacccagagccacacccctaagatagacagggaggcgacggggtgtga
This genomic window contains:
- the LOC109746235 gene encoding uncharacterized protein, whose amino-acid sequence is MADAPLYKQRRRYTRELHDVDLHDNHKLHVICTSKGEDVDKMLSTLRRKLGGMPVKLVGVDVEYTHYMKPQRATLLQLCVEKECLVYHISAAKDRPMELDKFLMNGEYTVVRFAIEGDKSKLKLYGLEINSDNYIDI